In Candidatus Zixiibacteriota bacterium, a genomic segment contains:
- the hemC gene encoding hydroxymethylbilane synthase: MREIRIGTRGSDLALWQANFIKSRLESITELPVILKIIKTQGDKITNLSFSKMEGKGFFTKELEDALLNKDVDLAVHSLKDLQTVMPEGLALTAVGFREDNREALLIRKESFSPDNPLKVKSGGIIGSSSVRRLCQIAHIQPDLQMKDLRGNIPTRVGKLREELYDAIIIAHAGIKRLELNLSDLHLELLDEEFFLPAPAQGMLGLQTRTGDKPVIDIVSQLNDTTARIQTDLERGLMKRMEGGCQLPLGAFSRIESNNYRLCAVYGLEENQKWAGLNRADVSGSDIAAMIEEAYRLLKA, translated from the coding sequence GTGCGGGAAATAAGGATTGGTACCCGGGGTTCTGATCTGGCCCTGTGGCAGGCCAATTTTATCAAGAGCCGATTGGAAAGCATTACCGAGCTTCCCGTAATCCTGAAAATTATTAAGACGCAGGGCGATAAGATCACCAATCTGTCTTTCAGTAAGATGGAAGGTAAGGGATTTTTTACCAAAGAGCTTGAGGATGCTCTGCTCAATAAAGACGTCGATCTGGCGGTACACTCTCTGAAGGATTTGCAGACGGTTATGCCGGAAGGGTTGGCTCTGACCGCGGTTGGGTTTCGTGAAGATAATCGCGAAGCGTTACTCATCAGAAAAGAATCGTTTTCTCCGGATAATCCGCTAAAAGTGAAATCGGGAGGAATAATCGGCAGTTCTTCGGTTCGGCGGTTGTGTCAAATCGCTCATATCCAGCCTGATTTGCAAATGAAGGATTTGCGCGGAAATATCCCGACCCGGGTGGGCAAACTACGCGAGGAACTTTATGACGCGATCATTATTGCCCACGCCGGAATTAAAAGACTCGAACTAAACCTGTCCGATTTGCATCTGGAACTTCTGGATGAGGAATTTTTTCTGCCGGCCCCGGCTCAGGGAATGCTTGGGCTCCAGACCCGCACCGGCGATAAGCCGGTTATCGATATTGTGTCGCAATTGAATGATACAACGGCTCGCATTCAGACCGATCTGGAACGGGGTTTAATGAAGCGAATGGAGGGAGGGTGTCAGCTTCCTTTGGGCGCTTTTTCCCGGATTGAAAGCAATAATTATCGGTTGTGCGCGGTTTATGGACTGGAAGAAAATCAAAAATGGGCAGGATTGAATCGAGCCGATGTATCGGGAAGCGATATAGCCGCAATGATTGAAGAAGCATATCGTTTATTAAAAGCCTAA